One window of Branchiostoma lanceolatum isolate klBraLanc5 chromosome 6, klBraLanc5.hap2, whole genome shotgun sequence genomic DNA carries:
- the LOC136436960 gene encoding uncharacterized protein: MLRRKSSRNTSFVQSSVLDIEDVRKFLMAASMESSGRLDRVYFDDNLFRNRRLDSVRRGADNLRLLENMAKTHWRENNPHRPAKRVTFLSSVDHDRQGERSDTVKDSKNLTAAKQRTVTTKPGQVSQYNDFHVKFESRDLKKSKGKGKFVSESESLPDVKNNYSNSGRTLVHVPPQGMRHSTGTVTIATKPQQPPRALVASVHLDMQTFRRTSFPVSSPTLTVNKVTQPAARKDLVAASVNLPPLQLPHLRRRLNRTETQFTCNNGFVTLTNKTGQRPLNISSIPDMEGLTEDLCDPLHRADRETSAVMRRENTRVLLRRVDHILDPNRLQMSSAACSSTLEVQGRSGSPTMSSQDVGLRREYVLKKTHIDLKDIRDSSDDSTPPGHRLDVHTKCQRWIDSFS, encoded by the exons ATGCTTAGAAGGAAAAGTTCTCGCAACACGAGTTTTGTACAATCCAGTGTTTTGGATATTGAGGACGTTAGGAAATTCCTAATGGCGGCTAGTATGGAGTCTTCGGGAAGACTAGATCGGGTTTATTTCGACGACAATTTGTTCCGTAATCGGAGATTGGACTCTGTCAGACGAGGAGCCGATAACCTTCGATTGTTGGAGAACATGGCgaaaacacactggagagagAACAACCCCCACCGACCGGCCAAGAGAGTTACCTTCCTGTCCAGTGTCGACCACGACCGCCAAGGCGAAAGGAGCGACACGGTAAAAGACTCCAAGAACTTAACTGCTGCGAAGCAGAGAACTGTTACGACAAAACCTGGTCAAGTAAGTCAATATAATGATTTCCATGTCAAATTCGAGTCTCGTGACTTGAAAAAGAGTAAAGGAAAAGGAAAATTCGTCAGCGAAAGCGAAAGTTTACCAGATGTGAAGAACAATTATAGTAATTCGGGACGGACTTTAGTCCATGTACCGCCTCAGGGGATGAGACATTCTACAGGTACCGTCACCATAGCAACCAAACCACAACAACCGCCCAGGGCACTGGTCGCGTCAGTGCACCTCGACATGCAAACTTTCCGTCGAACAAGCTTTCCCGTGAGCTCGCCAACTCTCACCGTAAACAAAGTCACGCAGCCGGCGGCACGCAAGGACCTGGTAGCCGCCAGCGTGAACCTTCCGCCGCTTCAACTGCCTCATTTACGCCGCAGACTAAACAGGACCGAAACGCAGTTCACTTGTAACAACGGGTTCGTAACGCTGACGAACAAAACCGGGCAGCGGCCGCTCAATATCAGCTCTATCCCAGACATGGAGGGTTTAACGGAGGATCTGTGCGACCCACTGCACCGGGCCGACCGGGAGACATCGGCGGTGATGCGGCGAGAGAACACCAG GGTGCTGCTACGGAGAGTGGACCACATCCTGGACCCCAACAGACTTCAGATGAGCAGCGCCGCCTGTTCGTCTACACTCGAAGTGCAGGGCAGGTCCGGCTCTCCCACTATGTCGTCACAAGACGTTGGACTACGCCGGGAATACGTCTTAAAGAAGACTCACATTGATCTTAAAGACATTAGGGACAGTAGTGATGATTCGACCCCCCCTGGGCACAGACTAGACGTGCACACTAAATGCCAACGGTGGATAGATTCTTTCAGCTGA